In the Arachis stenosperma cultivar V10309 chromosome 8, arast.V10309.gnm1.PFL2, whole genome shotgun sequence genome, GATGTGCATGGATGGGAGCAGTAGATGGATAGATAGGCAGGCGTTGTAtatatatcttatattttatcTTCTGTTTGGTTAAGATCAacttgtggcctcacaacaggTCGGTGATGAACGATGATCAGTGTTTGGTGAGACAGAATACAATGgcaaaacaataaataaatttaataggTAGTTGGGTTTGACCGGTTAATTCAAGATAACCAACCAACAAGTGGCGGTTACGGTGGGTGAAACATGTGTATTATGGTATTAATCCTGGTAATTCTTTGATGAACTCagtttaattaataattaggcCTGTGTATTATATAATACTAtactatataaattatttaaaggaCGAGGGGCCTTCCCTTTTTGTACAAGTTAAAAGGGGGGAGAGAGAAAGGGGGTAAGACAGATCTCTCTCAAGGCGTTTAATTGCAGAGATCTTTTTGCGTTTCTCaatataagagagagagagagaggaacaGAATAGCCTAGGCTGGACAATTGAGTGTATATCTTtatcatttttatcttattagtGCGGGTTCGAGTTTGtctctttgttttattttccgTTTGATCCCATGCTCTACTCACTGAATTCGTTTGTCTTCTGTGCCACCTCCAGATCCattaaaacaaaacaaacaaaactattcctttcttttccttctccttctcattccagcAAAAGCAATACTATTatatagtaataataaaaagCGATAGAAAGGGATAGAAGCTAAGGAAGAAGGCACCTGCTATTCTCATTGTGGATTAGTTctgtcttttctttttttttttcctcctcaTCTCACACCTTTTGGTCTTTGAAAAATGGGAACTGGTTGGAGAAGAGCCTTTTGCACACGCGACCCAGAATCCACCCTATCCGATAACAAGCATCGTAGAAGCTCAAGCCCAAGCCCAAGCCCGAGAAGCTGTGGCAGACTCGGTTTCCTCAGCAATCCTTCCACTCCAAGGTTGCATCAACAGCAATCTCAATCCGTTTCAAGCCCAAGCCTGCGTTGCCGTACAATCGCCGAAGCAGCTGCATCAAATGAGAGCCCCAGAGTTGCAAGCAAATTAAGCACGCCAAGAGCAAGCAAGTCCCCCAAGACGCTTGCAGCTTCAAATCCATCTTCACCACGTTCCCCTCTCAAATTGTCCCTATTCAAGAACAGCTTCAAATTCAGGGTGTGTACTGTGTACAATGCAaagttaaaaattcaaaactcaaAACTCAAAACGCATCGTTTTATTGTACCGTTTGGTTCTTAATTCTGGCTGTTTTTCACGTTTAACAGAGTAGCTGCGGAATATGCTTGAACAGCGTGAAGACGGGACAAGGCACTGCGATATACACTGCAGAATGTGCCCACGCTTTCCACTTTCCTTGCATAGCTTCACATGTTCGCAAGCAAGGTAGCCTTGTGTGTCCAGTTTGCAACGCTACGTGGAAAGACGTGCCACTTCTTGCTGCGCACAAGAACCTCCCTTCAGAGTCTCAGAATGCCAGCGACATGAAGAATCCCACAGAAAATAACAATTCTTCAGTTTTCAACACCAAGCCTGTGGAGCCACCTCAGCAACAGAAGCATTCAGAGTCGATAAGGTTCTACGACGATGATGAACCTCTCCTTTCTCCGACCTCCGGCGGCAGGATTATTCCGATTCCCGAAGCTGATGAAAATGCGGAAGACGAAGACGACGAAGACGATGCCGGTGAATTTCAAGGATTCTTCGTTAATCCAAAATCTTCTGCTTCCTCAGTCAAATCCTACTCAGATGAGTTTCAAAATATTGAGGCAGATTCCAGAACCGTTCAAGTGAAGCTCATGCCGGAGTGTGCCGTCATTTCCGTCTCAAGAACTCACGAGACCAACGCTTTGGTGCTCAAAGTGAAGGCTCCGCCACCACCGCCGCTTACTCCGGTGCGGAACATGTCGCAACAGCGAGCACCGATAGATCTTGTGACGGTTCTTGACGTTGGAGGAACCATGACCGGCGCGAAGCTGCTCATGCTGAAGAGAGCGATGCGTTTGGTTATCTCATCACTCGGCCCCGCAGATAGGCTCTCGATCGTGGCCTTCTCCGCTTCGCCCAAACGGCTCTTACCGTTGCGGAGAATGACACCTCAGGGACAGCGCATGGCTCGCCGCATCCTCGACCGCCTCGTCGCTGGCCAAGGCGGAAACGGCAACGCTGGCGAGGCACTCCGCAAAGCGACGAAAGTCTTGGAAGATCGGAGAGAGAGAAATCCTGTAGCGAGCGTGATGCTCCTGTCGGACGGCCAAGACGAGAGAGTCCAAGCAAGCAACAAATCCAATCAACGAAAACCATCAAGCCACGTGTCATCGACTCGGTTCGCACACATCGAGATCCCGGTTCACTCATCCGGTTTCGGCACAAAAAGCGGTTACAGCAACGAACCTTCAGAGGACGCGTTCGCGAAGCGCGTGGGCGGTTTATTAAGCGTGGTGGTTCAAGATCTTAGAGTCCAGCTCGGCGTGCAGTGCGACTCCGCTGAAATCAGTGCTATATACTCTTGCGGCGGAAGGCCAACGCTTCTGAGCTGCGGCGCCGTGAGGCTCGGCGATCTTTACGCGGAGGAAGAGAGGGAGCTTCTTGTTGAGGTTCGAGTTCCTGTTCCCGCTTTCACCACTCGCCACGTCATCACCGTACGGTGCCTATACAAGGACCCTGCGAGCCAAGAGATTGTGTACGGTCGGGAGCAGGGACTCGTGGTGCCACCACCGCAGAGCACGCGTTGTTCTTCTGGCGCGAGAGTCGAGAAGCTGAGGAACTTGTTCATCACGACGCGCGCCATAGCTGAGTCTAGAAGACTGGTAGATCACGGTAACGATTTCACCAGCGCGCACCATTTGCTTGCTTCGGCTCGCGCGCTTATTTTGCAATCTGGTTCGGGTTCGGAATATGTTCGAGGTTTGGAAGCTGAGCTGGCAGAGATTCATTGGCTGAAGCATCAGAAGGTTCAGATGGAGCAGGTTCAGGTGCAGCAGCAGCATATGATAGCGATGCAGTCGCGGCGGAGAG is a window encoding:
- the LOC130944784 gene encoding E3 ubiquitin-protein ligase WAV3, with the protein product MGTGWRRAFCTRDPESTLSDNKHRRSSSPSPSPRSCGRLGFLSNPSTPRLHQQQSQSVSSPSLRCRTIAEAAASNESPRVASKLSTPRASKSPKTLAASNPSSPRSPLKLSLFKNSFKFRSSCGICLNSVKTGQGTAIYTAECAHAFHFPCIASHVRKQGSLVCPVCNATWKDVPLLAAHKNLPSESQNASDMKNPTENNNSSVFNTKPVEPPQQQKHSESIRFYDDDEPLLSPTSGGRIIPIPEADENAEDEDDEDDAGEFQGFFVNPKSSASSVKSYSDEFQNIEADSRTVQVKLMPECAVISVSRTHETNALVLKVKAPPPPPLTPVRNMSQQRAPIDLVTVLDVGGTMTGAKLLMLKRAMRLVISSLGPADRLSIVAFSASPKRLLPLRRMTPQGQRMARRILDRLVAGQGGNGNAGEALRKATKVLEDRRERNPVASVMLLSDGQDERVQASNKSNQRKPSSHVSSTRFAHIEIPVHSSGFGTKSGYSNEPSEDAFAKRVGGLLSVVVQDLRVQLGVQCDSAEISAIYSCGGRPTLLSCGAVRLGDLYAEEERELLVEVRVPVPAFTTRHVITVRCLYKDPASQEIVYGREQGLVVPPPQSTRCSSGARVEKLRNLFITTRAIAESRRLVDHGNDFTSAHHLLASARALILQSGSGSEYVRGLEAELAEIHWLKHQKVQMEQVQVQQQHMIAMQSRRRGGDHRDKEMSFVDENGEPLTPTSAWQAAEKLAKMAMIKKSLNRVSDLHGFENARF